In Halobaculum limi, one DNA window encodes the following:
- a CDS encoding ATPase domain-containing protein, with protein sequence MNNRPRISSGIDGLDTLLNGGFVSNRTYMIRGRSGTGKTILGYHFLAEGVANGEHVLYISFEETAAELAENAATLGFDFSDIPVLDLSPTSGKFLDDEAYSVLAPSEVEGQSTTSAIAEAVTEHQPTRVVIDPLSQLRHLSPDEYQFNQTAASLMRYLKDTGATTLFTSQPDAQQADESLQYLCNGSITISRTDEGRFLKIEKLRGSDFQSGTHAFRIDEGRGIRIFPKIRPENHHDESAFETVSSNVESLDALLGGGLERGSITLVSGPSGVGKSTTATTLAQAFAARGERAALYLFEESEESFKHRSAAVGFSVSDYLESETMAVEAIEPLTLSADEFAHRVKTDVEEHDTKFVLIDGTAGYELSLHAEGSDLRKELHALARYLRNVGVTVVITDEIQDVTGGFRASDSHVSYLADNIFFLRYIEVRGDIQKAAGVLKKRFGSFESTLRSFRIDTDGIHIGEPLDNLRGVLTGTPTVEDEQ encoded by the coding sequence ATGAATAATCGTCCTCGGATATCATCGGGAATCGATGGTCTCGATACGCTGCTCAACGGTGGATTCGTCTCCAACCGTACGTATATGATCCGTGGGCGATCTGGGACGGGAAAGACAATTCTCGGATACCATTTTCTTGCTGAAGGAGTCGCCAACGGAGAACACGTCCTCTATATCTCATTTGAGGAAACGGCTGCTGAGCTTGCCGAAAACGCTGCGACGCTTGGATTCGATTTCTCAGATATACCCGTACTTGACCTGAGTCCAACGAGTGGCAAATTCCTCGATGACGAGGCATATTCGGTGCTCGCGCCGAGTGAGGTTGAAGGACAGTCGACAACATCGGCTATCGCTGAAGCGGTCACAGAGCACCAGCCAACTCGTGTCGTCATCGATCCTCTCTCACAGTTACGCCATCTCTCTCCTGATGAATATCAGTTCAATCAGACGGCCGCTTCTCTGATGCGCTATCTCAAGGACACAGGCGCGACGACGCTATTCACGAGTCAACCAGATGCACAGCAGGCGGATGAGAGTCTTCAATACCTCTGTAACGGCTCGATAACCATCTCGCGGACCGATGAAGGACGATTCCTCAAAATCGAAAAGCTCCGGGGATCAGACTTCCAAAGCGGCACCCACGCATTCCGAATCGACGAGGGTCGAGGCATCCGGATCTTCCCCAAGATCCGTCCGGAGAACCATCACGATGAATCTGCATTCGAAACGGTGTCATCGAACGTCGAATCGCTCGATGCGTTACTCGGTGGCGGCCTCGAACGAGGAAGCATCACGCTTGTTTCAGGGCCGAGTGGCGTTGGCAAGTCCACAACCGCGACAACACTTGCACAGGCGTTCGCCGCTCGCGGCGAACGAGCGGCGCTGTATCTGTTCGAAGAAAGCGAGGAGAGTTTCAAACACCGCTCGGCGGCCGTCGGCTTCTCAGTCAGTGACTATCTCGAGTCAGAAACGATGGCTGTCGAAGCTATCGAACCCCTGACCCTGTCCGCTGATGAGTTTGCCCACCGAGTCAAGACCGATGTCGAAGAACACGATACAAAGTTCGTGCTCATCGATGGGACTGCTGGCTACGAACTGAGCCTCCACGCAGAAGGAAGCGACCTGCGCAAAGAACTGCACGCGTTGGCACGGTACCTCCGTAATGTTGGCGTGACAGTCGTGATAACCGATGAAATACAGGACGTCACTGGTGGGTTCCGCGCTTCAGACAGCCACGTAAGCTATCTTGCTGACAATATCTTCTTCCTTCGATACATCGAGGTACGCGGTGACATACAGAAGGCCGCCGGTGTCCTCAAGAAGCGATTCGGGTCGTTTGAGTCTACTTTGCGTTCGTTCCGTATCGACACTGACGGGATTCATATCGGGGAACCGCTTGACAATCTTCGCGGTGTCCTGACTGGAACACCCACGGTGGAGGACGAACAGTAA
- a CDS encoding PKD domain-containing protein, producing the protein MDNRAATESIGTVLLVGVVVVVASTAGSGVLLGTAELRAQSDRTQLSLETEVTASNVTLTHVGTTSVETDSARLLLRSGGDRRGPVSLADPTVNGTGLDDGSFDVGDSVRLSHTFSGYIDVLLVSAETGDRLYQTLRSTATPTPFPTPAASSTVTADAAAPPAVGEGFSITLDGSGSTTNAENITSYSWAIASGSGSITEDGTNTPNATYVAPDDVSANETVSLELTVTDSAGNTDTTTLTVTVVDIDAAPAPEDGDGDGSAFDDANGNGVYDENETIVTKEELESGYNDPSTDLVIYPSVGEVRTNGAAVDITAKTITSGADFRANGDVITLTAEGDIDISGGILESNGNGDITVTSTNGNISAVGTTFDAGGGVVLESNGDINLDSAVLLGDTNTADLGTPAATLSVNETSIDGKGKNGDTLVYSPTGVTVVGSPSTGTVVPA; encoded by the coding sequence ATGGATAATCGAGCCGCGACAGAGTCGATCGGGACGGTCTTGCTCGTCGGGGTTGTCGTCGTCGTCGCTAGTACAGCTGGGAGTGGCGTCCTTCTCGGGACTGCTGAACTCCGTGCCCAGTCGGACCGGACGCAGCTCAGTCTCGAGACCGAAGTTACGGCGTCAAACGTCACCCTTACCCACGTCGGCACGACCTCAGTCGAGACCGACTCAGCGCGGCTGCTCCTTCGCAGCGGTGGGGACCGTCGAGGGCCAGTTTCACTCGCTGACCCGACAGTGAACGGGACAGGCCTCGATGACGGTTCGTTCGATGTTGGTGACAGCGTCCGGCTGTCACACACGTTCTCCGGATATATCGACGTCCTCCTCGTCTCAGCTGAGACTGGTGACCGCCTGTATCAGACGCTCCGGTCGACAGCAACGCCTACTCCGTTCCCGACGCCGGCTGCATCGTCCACCGTGACCGCCGACGCAGCTGCACCCCCAGCAGTTGGAGAGGGATTCAGCATTACCCTCGATGGGTCCGGTAGCACGACCAACGCGGAGAATATCACAAGCTACTCGTGGGCGATCGCGAGCGGTTCCGGGTCGATCACCGAGGACGGGACGAACACACCGAATGCGACGTACGTTGCACCGGATGATGTCTCCGCTAATGAGACGGTGTCGCTGGAGCTCACGGTCACCGACAGTGCTGGGAACACCGATACGACAACACTCACAGTCACCGTTGTCGACATCGACGCCGCGCCGGCCCCTGAGGATGGGGATGGAGACGGAAGTGCGTTCGACGACGCGAACGGCAACGGTGTGTACGACGAGAACGAGACAATCGTGACCAAGGAAGAACTCGAAAGCGGGTACAACGACCCATCAACCGACCTTGTGATCTACCCTTCCGTCGGGGAAGTACGAACGAACGGTGCAGCGGTTGATATCACCGCGAAAACGATAACCTCAGGAGCTGACTTCAGAGCGAATGGCGATGTGATCACACTGACTGCCGAAGGAGATATCGACATCAGTGGTGGTATCCTCGAGTCTAACGGCAACGGAGATATCACGGTCACCAGTACCAACGGCAACATCTCCGCTGTCGGAACGACGTTCGATGCTGGCGGAGGTGTCGTACTCGAGTCTAACGGCGATATCAATCTCGACTCAGCAGTACTGCTGGGAGACACCAACACTGCTGACTTGGGGACGCCGGCTGCGACGCTCTCGGTTAACGAGACGAGCATTGATGGGAAAGGGAAGAACGGTGATACACTCGTCTACTCGCCGACTGGTGTGACGGTGGTTGGCTCGCCGAGCACAGGGACTGTAGTACCAGCGTGA
- a CDS encoding ATP-binding protein, translated as MPTDRQYLQITPSGEPLPADRITDQFEQLHRAVGDHTIEICLVSDGEDVHYFIGTATAAFDSLRRVINRIIPDTYARELTNTDPLEHLLDDTAAIAELNGVGERRLDWQTRLRPPSYSDAPEQHETSRMKDAPGLPLASIAEALAASTTPAAYQALLVPKPDWSGEAEARVRRIDQTRDTIGQQLAGFILPPEDDEYTADRHSPKHSAHRRGDAGSIPGTRIDAILAKSSGHSYDVNARLLASGPQAHAIVTDLAATFTAVGGDFYALRAPAETEPTEPLQSAITDRRLRTLPLSRRLATHIPLVSNRSPKIVADATTAPHFALLDGATLTQPASRALGALHSDQTGFAPPPEQTLSQYDHGLELGTPRRRDGTTDRSTVALPPSLQPLHTAWFGKTGSGKSTALTRAITANHAATAGADICILPKGDEMAETLLRTHYAAHGSLEDVYYFDCSETLPAVSMFDIRDALAAGVPRTTAVQDVTDHYLELLRAVTGAESFDSAVRSPDVIRYLVKALFDPEYGADAFTHRDLEQTIHRFRREATPPLVSDDDLRGMLEGVAENDQRAFDHIMQGVANRVEKIPLDDRLARVFNHVSRDDGPHFDLTSVLDEDALVILDTGGLRSKSQQSLALVLLSKLWTSLRERQRRSSGDLPLVNLYVEEAASLAVSDLLSDLLAQSRSFGLGITLAMQFPGQLREADPRAYSEVMNNVSTLVTGNVALDTRLQQRLATDETPAEEVGTRLRALSRGEWLVTLPAPFNEPEPQPFVVNSLPLPAGHPDAPRGFTDARECAFDAEHETACLRTQNESALTLDETGTADTVGVASKPGSDRPTGLIDSALPFTDRLPNGVRYEETAHAIACTDCDGLYEPTVEGIRSAVDCCGDLEKLDRDQVPVCALPLTISEGDRIASGCTHQQLLFLQAVYAGQHGRLDPLAFDLRRDGMNTLQRDCGLGEAAVERLIDAGLLRHDTDAPRTLYTVTPAGREILNEPHRSGDVHGHGLGDVAESSLHTLMVDLGRRYIEQAFVADADSAAVEVDTYYDVDGGDVRYDAVGLDSEGAIVVTLEAERANNDRYTAAPADYDKLAAPEPEAAVWVTRNRADAYLVLLALNNPSDDHPRVKKEYSENSPPSRWQIDEPGFTEIHTAGTLERDLRDD; from the coding sequence GTGCCCACAGACCGCCAGTATCTCCAGATCACACCAAGTGGCGAGCCGCTCCCTGCCGACCGCATCACCGACCAGTTCGAACAACTTCATCGCGCCGTCGGCGACCACACGATCGAGATCTGTCTCGTCAGCGATGGCGAGGACGTCCACTACTTCATAGGAACGGCCACGGCCGCCTTCGATTCACTTCGCCGCGTCATCAATCGGATTATCCCGGATACGTACGCTCGCGAGCTAACGAACACCGACCCACTCGAACACCTGCTTGATGACACAGCTGCTATCGCCGAACTCAACGGGGTTGGCGAGCGCCGGCTTGACTGGCAGACCCGTCTGCGCCCACCCTCGTATTCGGATGCGCCCGAGCAACACGAGACGTCGCGGATGAAAGACGCCCCCGGCCTTCCGCTCGCCTCTATCGCAGAGGCACTCGCTGCCAGCACGACACCTGCTGCGTACCAGGCGCTGCTCGTCCCCAAACCCGATTGGAGCGGTGAAGCAGAAGCCCGCGTGCGTCGCATCGACCAAACCCGAGATACGATCGGCCAGCAGCTTGCGGGCTTCATCCTCCCACCCGAAGATGACGAGTACACGGCCGATCGACACTCGCCGAAACACTCTGCTCACCGGCGTGGTGACGCGGGGAGCATCCCCGGTACGCGCATCGACGCTATCCTCGCGAAATCCAGCGGCCACTCCTACGACGTGAATGCTCGACTGCTCGCGAGCGGGCCACAAGCGCACGCGATTGTCACTGACCTCGCAGCCACCTTCACGGCTGTCGGCGGCGACTTCTATGCGCTGCGTGCTCCGGCCGAGACCGAGCCCACAGAGCCCCTCCAAAGCGCTATCACTGACCGGCGACTTCGGACCCTCCCACTCAGCCGCCGCCTCGCGACGCACATCCCCCTCGTCAGTAATCGCTCACCGAAGATTGTCGCCGACGCGACGACCGCCCCACACTTCGCCCTGCTTGATGGCGCAACCCTCACCCAGCCTGCAAGCCGTGCGCTTGGAGCGCTCCACAGCGACCAAACCGGGTTCGCCCCACCACCCGAACAAACGCTCAGTCAGTACGACCACGGCCTCGAACTCGGCACTCCAAGGCGTCGCGATGGGACGACTGACCGCTCGACAGTCGCCCTCCCACCCAGCCTGCAACCGCTGCACACGGCGTGGTTCGGGAAGACCGGCTCTGGGAAATCGACGGCACTCACCCGTGCCATCACAGCCAACCACGCGGCCACTGCGGGCGCGGACATCTGCATCCTCCCGAAGGGCGATGAGATGGCAGAAACGCTTCTGCGCACCCACTACGCCGCGCACGGGTCGTTGGAGGACGTCTACTACTTCGACTGCAGCGAGACCCTCCCCGCGGTCTCGATGTTCGATATCCGCGATGCGCTTGCGGCTGGCGTTCCCCGAACCACCGCAGTACAGGACGTCACCGATCACTATCTCGAACTCCTCCGCGCTGTCACGGGTGCAGAGTCGTTCGATAGTGCCGTCCGCTCGCCAGACGTCATTCGCTATCTCGTGAAGGCGCTGTTCGACCCGGAGTACGGCGCAGATGCCTTCACACACCGCGATCTCGAGCAGACAATCCACCGCTTTCGTCGGGAGGCCACGCCGCCACTCGTCAGTGATGATGACCTCCGCGGGATGCTCGAGGGCGTCGCCGAAAACGACCAGCGAGCGTTCGACCATATTATGCAGGGGGTTGCCAACCGCGTCGAGAAAATCCCGCTTGACGACCGCCTCGCTCGCGTGTTCAATCACGTCTCCCGCGATGACGGCCCGCACTTCGACCTCACGAGTGTCCTCGATGAGGATGCACTCGTTATCCTTGATACGGGCGGCCTTCGCTCGAAGAGCCAGCAGTCGCTTGCACTCGTCCTCCTGTCTAAGCTGTGGACATCACTTCGAGAGCGCCAACGCCGCTCGAGCGGCGACCTCCCACTGGTTAACCTGTATGTGGAGGAAGCAGCCTCACTCGCTGTTTCAGACCTCCTGAGCGACCTCCTTGCACAGTCGCGCTCGTTCGGCCTTGGCATCACGCTCGCGATGCAGTTTCCGGGGCAGTTGCGCGAGGCCGACCCCAGGGCATACAGCGAGGTGATGAACAACGTCTCCACGCTCGTCACGGGCAATGTCGCGCTCGACACCCGACTGCAGCAACGTCTGGCGACTGATGAGACGCCTGCTGAGGAGGTGGGCACGCGACTGCGAGCGCTCTCTCGGGGTGAATGGCTCGTCACACTTCCCGCCCCATTCAACGAGCCAGAGCCACAGCCGTTCGTCGTGAACTCACTGCCGTTGCCGGCCGGGCACCCGGATGCACCACGTGGGTTCACCGACGCCCGCGAGTGTGCGTTCGACGCTGAACACGAAACAGCCTGTCTCCGAACCCAGAACGAGTCAGCGCTCACGCTCGACGAGACGGGAACCGCGGACACGGTGGGGGTGGCGAGCAAACCTGGCAGTGACCGACCGACTGGGCTCATCGACTCTGCGTTGCCGTTCACCGACCGCCTGCCGAACGGGGTTCGATACGAGGAGACCGCCCACGCCATCGCCTGTACGGACTGTGACGGACTGTATGAGCCGACTGTCGAAGGCATCCGTAGCGCCGTCGACTGCTGTGGAGATCTCGAAAAACTCGACCGTGACCAAGTCCCTGTCTGTGCGCTGCCGCTCACGATCTCTGAGGGCGACCGTATCGCCTCCGGGTGTACGCATCAGCAGCTGCTCTTTCTCCAGGCAGTGTATGCGGGCCAACACGGCCGCCTCGACCCGCTCGCGTTCGACCTGCGTCGCGACGGGATGAACACGCTCCAGCGTGACTGTGGGCTCGGCGAGGCGGCTGTCGAACGCCTCATTGACGCCGGCCTCCTCCGCCACGACACCGATGCACCGCGGACGCTCTACACTGTGACGCCTGCCGGGCGGGAGATCCTCAACGAACCGCATCGCAGCGGTGACGTGCACGGCCACGGGCTTGGTGACGTCGCGGAGTCGAGTCTCCACACGCTGATGGTCGACCTCGGGCGGCGCTACATCGAGCAGGCGTTCGTTGCCGACGCGGACTCTGCAGCCGTCGAGGTCGACACCTACTACGATGTCGACGGTGGAGACGTCCGGTACGACGCCGTCGGCCTCGACAGCGAGGGGGCGATTGTCGTCACGCTGGAGGCCGAGCGGGCGAACAACGACCGCTACACGGCGGCACCGGCTGACTACGACAAGCTTGCCGCCCCTGAGCCGGAGGCGGCGGTCTGGGTGACGCGCAATCGGGCGGACGCGTATCTGGTGTTGCTGGCGTTGAACAACCCGAGCGACGACCACCCGCGTGTCAAAAAAGAGTACAGCGAAAACTCACCGCCGAGTCGCTGGCAGATCGACGAACCGGGCTTCACCGAGATTCACACCGCAGGGACGCTGGAACGAGACCTTCGCGACGACTGA
- a CDS encoding PAS domain S-box protein: protein MPAVVCGGADATRAELIKLISDRSDLSPVEPLSSSEDGVEVGADHVGIVICLADPARGDGSVDPTIERAAEAVGECPVVAVGSSVDAAAAYEAGATDVVGLNPTDYPETFIDQITAIVDRYVAGAFEMAMVNETDHGIVVHDPETAEVVACNERFYDLLGYDSSTYDITLSDFVDHDEAFSRERAVALVREAAAGESVSIEWRDPTNEGTDIWVEVRLEAAEFFDESYVVGSVQDISERKARERDLEWSRETLQRVHEITADPDLMLEDQVDELIRFATDRLDVDAGYLGRVDVESNDYEVEVAHGDERLVREGMTLPFDETYCQFVVDDPERSMAAEPDVNESDVIDASVTSDDAPTCYVGSEIRVDGDLYGMVCFVEQTTRASSFTDEEQTLVRHIVEWLRREFEQVQYRREVDQTRDRLEDTFDRVSDAFFGLDRDWRVRYANDTGAGVLRDAMDLPADAEVRGRHLWEEVPDAVGTRFESAYRQALREQEQVTFEEYFEAMDTWFEVRAYPDEGGLSVYFSDVTDRKWTQRARRRLITGTQELFDAETNQALADAVAETAADVFERPATLYLADDSGDRGDTETFTAVSTAGTDAASVDGQVLAPDDEAVWPAHRDETTVVELDGDRDRDSGGDDLDAVLLAPVGDRGTIAIAGDDSVDFDETDRDLAELLSVNTETAVAKLDRRRELERYETLFETAREMTYVVDDDGRIELISEPLAAAIGYDREDLVGTHISEISTDETEETATERVVDLLVTPGETSDTFEGALLTRDGTELPVEVELALLPYDDSFRGTVGSVRDISERRQREEELEIVQQAVTEAGVGLAMYDESGHLEYVNDQCARLLGRTRESVEETPAWESITSIDADGFETYWESFDEGETRTQETQLRRADRSTTPVETVTTRVTIDGETHNIVTVHSIAGRRERRQQSEVLHRVLRHNLRNDLTVIHGHADLLVDRLDGAEAETATTIRRRANHLDDIADTAQQAQTVINRDVVRKPVDVIDQLREAAARVVPDAGVHLTADVPERHYVLASSTLQFAFEQLLENAVEHAEGDATSIDISVSRDDERDRWTEIAIADDGPGIPEHEVAVLSAGEETSLQHGSGLGLWVAHWVVTRYGGELEFDDCDDGGTVVRVRLPSAESTTSSESVTDRRQSAE from the coding sequence GTGCCGGCTGTCGTCTGTGGCGGAGCGGATGCGACGCGAGCAGAGCTAATCAAACTGATCAGCGATCGCAGCGATCTCTCGCCCGTCGAGCCTCTCTCGTCGAGCGAGGATGGCGTCGAGGTCGGCGCCGACCACGTCGGCATCGTGATCTGTCTCGCAGATCCGGCGCGAGGTGATGGATCGGTCGACCCCACCATCGAGCGTGCCGCCGAGGCAGTCGGCGAGTGTCCAGTCGTCGCCGTTGGATCGAGCGTCGACGCCGCGGCCGCCTACGAGGCAGGCGCGACGGACGTAGTCGGCCTCAACCCCACGGATTATCCGGAGACGTTCATCGATCAGATTACGGCCATCGTCGACCGCTACGTCGCGGGCGCGTTCGAGATGGCGATGGTCAACGAGACGGACCACGGGATTGTCGTCCACGACCCGGAGACGGCCGAGGTGGTCGCCTGTAACGAACGATTCTACGACCTGCTCGGCTACGACTCATCAACGTACGACATCACGCTCTCGGACTTCGTCGACCACGACGAGGCGTTCTCCCGCGAGCGTGCGGTGGCGCTCGTCCGGGAAGCCGCCGCGGGGGAGTCAGTGAGCATCGAGTGGCGAGACCCGACGAACGAGGGGACGGACATCTGGGTCGAGGTTCGCTTGGAGGCTGCCGAGTTCTTCGACGAGTCGTACGTCGTAGGGTCGGTGCAAGATATCTCCGAACGGAAAGCACGCGAGCGAGACCTCGAGTGGAGTCGAGAGACACTCCAGCGCGTTCACGAGATCACTGCAGATCCGGATCTTATGCTCGAAGACCAGGTCGACGAACTGATCCGGTTCGCCACCGACCGCTTGGACGTCGACGCGGGCTACCTCGGGCGGGTCGACGTGGAGTCGAACGACTACGAGGTCGAGGTGGCACACGGCGACGAGCGTCTGGTGCGTGAGGGAATGACGCTCCCGTTCGACGAGACGTACTGTCAGTTCGTCGTCGACGACCCCGAGCGGTCGATGGCGGCGGAACCCGACGTCAACGAGAGCGACGTGATCGACGCGAGCGTTACCAGCGACGACGCGCCGACCTGTTACGTGGGCAGTGAGATCCGCGTCGACGGTGACCTGTACGGGATGGTGTGTTTCGTCGAGCAGACGACGCGGGCGTCGTCGTTCACGGACGAAGAGCAGACGTTGGTACGCCACATCGTCGAGTGGCTCCGCCGGGAGTTCGAGCAAGTCCAGTATCGCCGCGAGGTCGACCAGACAAGAGACCGCCTCGAAGACACGTTCGATCGGGTGAGCGACGCGTTCTTCGGGCTCGACCGAGACTGGCGAGTCCGCTACGCCAACGATACCGGGGCCGGGGTGCTTCGCGACGCGATGGACCTGCCGGCGGACGCCGAGGTCCGCGGCCGACACCTCTGGGAGGAGGTTCCGGATGCCGTCGGCACCAGATTCGAGTCGGCGTATCGACAGGCGCTGCGTGAGCAAGAGCAGGTCACCTTCGAAGAGTACTTCGAGGCGATGGACACCTGGTTCGAGGTGCGCGCGTACCCCGACGAGGGTGGTCTGTCGGTGTACTTCTCCGACGTGACCGACCGGAAGTGGACACAACGTGCGCGTCGTCGCCTGATCACCGGAACGCAGGAACTGTTCGACGCGGAGACGAATCAGGCGCTCGCCGACGCGGTCGCCGAGACGGCGGCGGACGTCTTCGAGCGTCCGGCGACACTGTACCTGGCCGACGACTCGGGCGACCGCGGCGACACCGAGACGTTCACCGCGGTGTCCACAGCCGGGACCGACGCAGCGAGCGTCGACGGGCAGGTGCTCGCGCCAGACGACGAGGCGGTGTGGCCGGCGCATCGTGATGAGACGACCGTCGTCGAACTCGACGGTGACCGCGACCGCGACAGTGGCGGTGACGACCTCGATGCCGTCCTACTGGCCCCCGTCGGCGACCGAGGTACGATCGCAATCGCTGGAGACGACTCGGTCGACTTCGACGAGACCGACCGTGATCTGGCGGAGTTGCTGTCGGTGAACACCGAGACAGCGGTGGCGAAACTCGACCGACGGCGCGAACTCGAGCGCTACGAGACGCTGTTCGAGACGGCGCGCGAGATGACATACGTCGTCGACGACGATGGCCGGATCGAACTGATTAGTGAACCGTTGGCCGCAGCCATCGGCTACGACCGCGAGGACCTCGTCGGTACGCACATCTCAGAGATATCGACGGACGAGACCGAGGAGACGGCCACCGAGCGCGTGGTCGACCTCCTCGTGACACCCGGCGAAACGAGCGACACCTTCGAAGGGGCGTTACTGACGCGCGACGGGACGGAACTCCCCGTCGAGGTCGAACTCGCGTTGCTCCCGTACGACGACTCCTTCCGTGGGACCGTCGGGTCGGTCCGTGACATCAGCGAACGCAGACAACGCGAGGAAGAACTCGAAATCGTCCAACAAGCAGTCACCGAGGCAGGCGTCGGCCTCGCGATGTACGACGAGTCGGGTCACCTCGAGTACGTCAACGACCAGTGTGCACGGCTGTTGGGTCGCACGCGGGAGTCGGTCGAGGAGACGCCAGCGTGGGAGTCGATCACCTCGATTGACGCCGATGGCTTCGAGACGTACTGGGAGAGTTTCGACGAGGGCGAGACACGGACACAGGAGACGCAACTGCGCCGTGCCGACCGCTCGACGACGCCAGTCGAGACGGTGACGACCCGGGTGACGATCGACGGTGAGACCCACAACATCGTCACCGTCCACAGTATCGCCGGACGGCGCGAACGCCGACAGCAGTCGGAGGTGCTCCACCGGGTCCTCCGACACAACCTTCGCAACGACCTCACCGTCATCCACGGCCACGCGGATCTGCTGGTTGACCGACTCGATGGAGCCGAAGCGGAGACCGCCACGACGATCCGTCGCCGTGCGAACCACCTCGACGACATCGCGGATACCGCACAGCAAGCGCAGACAGTTATCAACAGAGACGTGGTCCGCAAGCCGGTCGACGTCATCGACCAACTCCGGGAGGCCGCCGCCCGCGTCGTTCCCGACGCGGGCGTCCACCTCACGGCCGACGTCCCGGAGCGTCACTACGTCCTCGCCAGCAGCACACTCCAGTTCGCGTTCGAGCAACTGTTGGAAAATGCGGTCGAACACGCCGAGGGCGACGCGACGAGCATCGATATATCTGTCAGTCGAGATGATGAACGAGACAGGTGGACCGAGATAGCCATCGCCGACGACGGCCCCGGCATCCCCGAACACGAGGTCGCCGTGTTGAGCGCGGGCGAGGAGACGTCGCTGCAACACGGGAGCGGCCTCGGCCTGTGGGTGGCTCACTGGGTCGTCACGCGCTACGGGGGCGAACTCGAGTTCGACGACTGCGACGACGGCGGGACGGTCGTCCGAGTTCGGCTTCCGTCTGCGGAGTCGACGACCAGCTCAGAATCAGTGACCGACCGCCGGCAGAGCGCCGAATAA
- a CDS encoding sensor histidine kinase yields the protein MDDEPPTAADLDTAFFERMVETVGVGVGIYGEDGRFRYVNQAYADLFETTTDDLVGTALWEIAPDFERGRFDDYWTSFAEGDTRTAETTHEFDGVSVPVETTTTRGHIDGEPYNFGTIADITERKRREAELRRQNERLDSFVGVVSHDLRNPLNVAQGYLDILRAEVDRDEVELVDSALTRMETLIEDLLTVARGGDPISDLEPVRLDEVARAAWQSVDTDEATIEVKPGDHALAADPGRLQQLLENLFRNGVDHAGEDVTVTVGALEGGGFYVADDGPGIDPEVHDQMFEAGVTGDDGGTGLGLLIVSEIAEAHDWQTVAIESDDGGARFEFRVE from the coding sequence ATGGACGACGAGCCACCGACGGCGGCTGACCTCGATACGGCGTTCTTCGAGCGGATGGTCGAGACGGTCGGCGTCGGCGTCGGCATCTACGGCGAAGACGGTCGCTTCCGGTACGTGAATCAGGCGTACGCCGACCTGTTCGAGACGACGACCGATGACCTGGTCGGGACGGCGCTGTGGGAGATCGCACCCGACTTCGAACGGGGGCGGTTCGACGACTACTGGACGTCGTTCGCGGAAGGTGACACCCGGACGGCCGAGACGACCCACGAGTTCGACGGCGTCAGCGTCCCCGTCGAGACGACGACGACGCGCGGCCACATCGACGGCGAACCGTACAACTTCGGCACCATCGCAGACATCACTGAACGCAAGCGTCGTGAGGCGGAACTGCGGCGCCAGAACGAGCGCCTCGACTCGTTCGTCGGCGTCGTCTCCCACGACCTGCGCAACCCGCTCAACGTCGCACAGGGGTACCTCGACATCCTTCGGGCGGAGGTCGACCGCGACGAGGTGGAACTCGTCGACAGCGCACTCACGCGGATGGAGACGCTCATCGAGGACCTGCTGACAGTCGCCCGCGGCGGCGACCCGATCAGCGATTTGGAACCCGTCCGCCTCGACGAGGTTGCACGCGCGGCGTGGCAGAGCGTCGACACAGACGAAGCGACGATCGAAGTCAAGCCGGGCGACCACGCACTCGCCGCCGACCCAGGACGGTTACAACAACTGCTGGAGAACCTGTTCCGCAACGGCGTCGACCACGCGGGTGAAGACGTGACCGTCACCGTCGGTGCCCTCGAGGGCGGCGGCTTCTACGTCGCCGACGACGGCCCCGGAATCGACCCGGAGGTCCACGACCAGATGTTCGAGGCGGGTGTGACCGGCGACGACGGCGGTACGGGACTCGGCCTCCTCATCGTCTCAGAGATCGCCGAGGCACACGACTGGCAGACGGTCGCCATCGAGAGTGACGACGGCGGCGCTCGGTTCGAGTTCCGCGTCGAGTGA